Below is a genomic region from Miscanthus floridulus cultivar M001 chromosome 1, ASM1932011v1, whole genome shotgun sequence.
GGCGCTTGAATCCTGTCCAACGTCACATGTGCTTGGGTCAGAATATGCTTGCTGGAAATGGTGTCTATAATATGATTGTTAACAGTCAACGGCAGTCATCAAAAAATTGGGAAATTACACAGTAGCCTGAAGGGCGATCCTTGTGATGTCTTGATGGTACCAAGCTGATGGGTTGCACATACTCGAGCCCTTTGCCTGTTACCTCTGTAGCGTGTGAAATGGCTGGTGCTTTTGAAGCAACGGCTTTGTTTTCTCCGCCAGAGCAATCGTCAGTCGACTTGCTATGCCTTTTTTTTCCTTGCATCCTGACTTCGTACGTTAATTGTTTTTAGCGCATTCTTGTTTGTCAAACTTATACGCAGATTGAATAGACCTAATCCGCCTTTGGGAACACCACTGTTTTACGTGTCATCTTGGATAATTCAGAGGATATCCTTTGGTGTCAAGTCTCAAGACAAAGAGCTGAAGCATAAACGTGCTGGAATCTATTCCGTTCTTCAgcacatttaaaaaaaaatagcagGAGCACTTTTGTTGGCAGAGAGAGAGAATGTGttcttagagcatctctaagactTTTCAATATCCACTCTCAATCTTGATTGtttggcaagattgaaaaaaacACACACTCTTCGACAACTCTCTATCTCAATTTCGAATCTTTCTACACTTGGGAAGATCGTTCCAATCATGCGAAAATATACGTGCTCGTATTGATCAGCCAATCTGAAGGTGAAAAAGGCATGTGGAAAAATAAGGAGCAGGACAGCGCTCTCCACACAAATGTACAAAAAAGAGAGAAATATAAAAGAGGTTAGAGATGATTTAGAAATAGTCCGAAATTTCTAATGTAAAAATTGCACCCATTACTTTaccattttttttaaatataggAGATACTCTTAGAAGGGTCCTACTGCATGAATGAATAAGCAAAAATACACACGGGCTACTAAAGCCAAAAGATCACCCAACGGCCGTACTAGAGCCAAAAGATTACCCAACGACTTGGGAAAGCTAGACTAGCCCCGTTCGCTTTGTTGAAAAAACAAgcaaaaatactgtttcgactaatttgttgtgaaagaaaaacactgttctggctgaaaaaaaaagctgaaaagtacggattattgGGTGCCGGAAGGACATCTCCTTCGCCAGAGCAATTATCGGCGAGTTTGATCTTCCCTCGAAGATGCGATAGTTCATTTACGTCCAAATATTCCAGGCCGTGTACATTATTATTGCGGGGGAGCTCTAATTTCCCAACACAGCCAGTCAGGACTCAGCCACCAATCTTCTAAAGGCAGAACATTTGCATCAGGCACCCGAATTCAGCACGTTTCCGAACGTATATATTGTGTCGGGAGTTTAGTGCACAAACTGAACCACAAAAGGGTGAAAAGCTCTCGTGTCCATCGAGAATGTTTGGCATTACCTAGCCACTCGAGGCCCTGTTCACTCTTCTCGAATAGTACAGAAGACGTAACACGCTCTCCTGCAGCGTATCTATTCTTCCGTACACAGACAGCGACGTCTCCTTGATCAAACAAGTCTGGTAGAAGAGCGGGAGGGCAAATTATTGGCGCGCCGGCCCATCTCCCGTGCACAGCACAGCCCAGTTTCCGCACCGCACCTTTGCGTTTGCGTGCAAGAGACCGGCGGCGATGGACAGAGTTCGCCGGCCGGATATAGATTCCGTCAAGAGCATGGGGGCGCTAGCTAGCTATCTACTGGTCGGGATCGTACGAGGACCGGTGGACGCCCGAGAGCCGTGGGTGCGCTTGCGGCGCACCGCGGCTAGATTCGGTGGTCGTCAGCTGCCTTGGTTGGGCTTGGGCACGTCACAACCGCACAGCAGCCAGATAACGCTACCCCTCTGCTCCGTAGTCCGTGTCCTCGAGCGCGCCGTGCTGGACCCGTTCCTGCCGTGCAGCCGCGAGCTCTGCCGAGTCCAATTCATCACGCTGGTAACTTGAGCGAGTCATGGGGCGTCTGGCACGGCCTGACCGACGCCGCTCCATGCGTGTCCTGTTGGTATGACTCCGCCGACCCACTGAGCTCCCTGCAGGGCTATGCGCGGTCGCCATCCACGGTCGGGCGGCCGGCCGTGACGGACCGGGTCGCGCACGCCACACGCGGAAGGGGTCTGACTCCGCGAGTTATTACTAGCTATAGCTAGTAGTATGAGATTAGTCGTCGCAGCCTCGTGGGTGTGATTGTCCGTCTCCGACGGCAGTGCTGCTTAATTAAGCGCTTCCAGCGTGGTGCGTCAAGTGCACGTATGGTTAGTATTATAGTACATACAAATGTATGGGACTGTTTTACTACGTACTACCTCTGTCATAATACTGTCTCCAATACCGAGACACATACCTAAAATACGTCCCCAACAGTACTTTACCTGTCCGAAAACAACCTCCAACGGCTGACCCAAACCAGTAACCCATTTTGCCTACCGAAGCATACGATACGCAAAAAAACATGTCCTCTCTCCTCGCTACGCAAATCGTCGGCGCTCGCTCGCGTCCGAGGTGGCCCGCTCCTGCACCGGGCGCGCCGCCGGCCCCGCTCCTCCGCGCTCGTCTGGCGTCCGTGCTTGCTCCCCCGCCGACGGACGCGAGCTCCGCCGGATGCGAGATCCGCCGGGGGCGCGGGATCCGTCGGGAAACACGAGATCCGCTGGGGACGCGAGATCCGCCGGGGGCGCGGGCGCGAGATCCGTCGAGGGCGCGGATCCGCCGGggacgcgagctccgccggggGCGTGGGCGCGGGATCCGCCGGGGATGCGAGCTCCACCGGGGACGCGGGCGCGAGATCCGCTGGGGACGCGAGCTCCGCCGAGGGCGTGGGCGCGGGATCCGCCGGggacgcgagctccgccggggGCGTGGGCGCGGGATCCGCCgggccggggacgcgagctccgccgggggcgtgggcgcgggatccgccggggacgcgagctccgccggggCGCGGGATCCGCCGGggacgcgagctccgccggggACGCGGGCGCGAGATCCGccgggggcgcgggcgcgggatcCGCCGGGGGCGCAGGATCTGCCAGggacgcgagctccgccggggGCGCGggtccgggagagggagggtcggggaagaagaaggagagggaggggggccaGATCCGGGCGCCGCGCCAGCGCTAGAGCGCGCCGTCGCCccacgtcgtcgccgtcgccatgtCCTGCACGGCCGCGTGGGAGAGAGGAGCGAAGATATTTTGCGTTCGCTGTTGGAAACGAAAGAATCTGGGTAGCTCACTCATTTACTGTGCCGTGACCCAAACGGTGAAATTTGGGTCGGCTCTGTTGGAGATAGCCATAAAGGATGTAACTATGAGTTGCGTGCCACTTTAAATGCTTTTTGATCATGTTTCTAGTAAATAATATTCACATTTATagctccaaattaatttattataaaaatacatttcataattaatctaataatatttattttatattataaatatttatacttttttatctataatcAGTCAAATGTGATATACTCAAACATGATATTgttctagaattgcattcttttggggatggagggagtattagagTATCTCCAACAATCCTCCAATTTCCACCCTCAACGAGAAAAAACTATAATTTGAGGGATTTAAGAGCTACAACAATACCCCAATCTCACCTTCAATGAGCAATTTTTTTTCTCAATGCTCAAAATCTAGCCCCCGACCCCTCAAAGATGAGGGACATGGACTCGCCCCCAATACGAGCGATAGCACGCACCTGGCGTCTTTCCAAGTCACTAGCGGTCTCGGAGTAGGAGGGCGGCAGAGGAAGAGGAGTGGCGGCGCAAGAGGATGCGCCGCGGCTTAGTGACGTGCCCAACAAGCGAGGTGACGGCGGCGGAGGAGAggtggccgaggaggaggagcatGGGAGGGAGTGGCGACGAAGGAGGGCGACAGAGGAAGAGGAGCGGTGCTCGGAGAGTCGGAGGTCGCGGGGGAACGAACGGGTAGGGAGCGAAAAAAAAATGAAAGAGTGTGAATGACAAATTGACCCCACATGTCACCGGAGATATTGGAGGTGGGATTTTCTCGTTCCGGAGATGAAGCATCTTCAAACCCTCAAAACAAAATTATAGCTTCGTTTTGAATTGAGATTTTCTCCTACTGCTCGAGATGCTCCTAGCACAAAAATAGTTAAGAGTACGAAGCATCATGTCGCTAGCTAGCTACTGTATGAATAAGACATATTTCAAACGTTCTTCCATTTTGATTGGAACTCGATAGAGACGTGCACATGGGTTACGATTGAAAGAAGTGTCCTTTATCACCTTATTAATTTGTACTGTCCATGCACAATCATCTGCGCAAATGTGAATAAGGTGGACCATAATCGGCTCCTCCTATGCATCGCCCACACCGACTCACGTAGGAATTTCTCTGGCTAAACAGGGCAATGATCAAACAGCAAACTGTTTACGAACGAGTAAGCACATTCCTCAATCGCAAACATGCTAACGGATCCGTTGGGTGGTGGTAGTGCATGGCTGACTAGCCACCACAGCACGAGGATATTTCCAGAGTCACGGGCACGCCAGCTGCGGTAATCAGTCGGTCAGTCCAGGAACGTGCGGCCGGCGTGGCTCCTCTCCCAGATCGCGCTCGTACGTCGTTGGTGGCTATACGTCCCCCACCGCCGGCAAACAAGAACCGAACAGTTCCGGACACCTATGTCCCTCGCCCTCTTTGTTTTGCCCAAAGCAACGCACGCCTacgccttcctctccctctccccctcgAGATAGTCCGCCGTGACCCCGACATCTCCGGACGAGCGGGTTTATCGTCATCGCAATTCGCAAACGCGCGGTCCGCCTCGCTCGCCCGTCGCCGGCCGCGCGCGTCACCACTGCCTCACGGCGCTGTGTTTTGTCCCGGCCCGGGCCTAGTAAAATACGGAGCACTAGTCGTGGTACTGCGCCGAGATGTGGGCACGCCGGCACGGGCACCGCACAGCCCCGCTAGTGTGGGTGGCCCGCATATGCGGCGACGCTCCCGAAAATTCCAGATGCCCCTATTCCCGTCCGTCCGCCCGCCCTGGCCCTGGCCGTTCGGTTTACATGAATTTTTCAGGTCGGGTAGTTCATGTCATAAAAAATTCAGGTAATGGAAAACGTTACCCGAATTCAGTCTCGAAAAACCACTATCCAAAATTTTAGGTACTCGATAATTCAGATTTGGATTCGGATATTCCCAAACTACCCGATATTCAGAAAACCAACATTTgaacataatttcagcagcattcAGTTAATCAGTTTTCTTTCCAAgtttacaacatttcatagagaAAAATGTATAAGCAAAGCTTCAGCTAGCAAATACCAAAGTACTAACAGTACCAGATACCATAAGACCATAAGTTCACACTTCACAAGTACAGAAATGTTAAAAATAGAGTCAAAACACAATGTCACATAAATattacagagagagagagagtcacaCAGTAGGGAATAAGGGCATACATTGCGCGATTCCTCGGAGCTGGTCAGCTGGATGCCGTCGGAGTTAGGCGGTGGTGCGCCGGTGTGGCCGCTTGCCGGTGTGGGAGCTCGGCCGCGGGGGCTCGGGCACATCAGTACAGCATCGGGGTTGGGGTCGGCCAGTGGGCGGGGCAGAGTGCGGCCGCGCGTCGAGCCTGCCTGGCGGTCGCGGAGGCGAGAAGCGGCATGTCGAGCCTGGCGTcgcgcggcgtcggcgtcgggggCGCGGGGCTCAGCGGTCGCTAgggttcggggggggggggggggggggggttgggatTTGGGGGCGCGACGGTCTGAGCCTCTGGGGGAGTCGAGGTCGGGGTCTCGGGTGGAGACAGGAGAGTGGAGACTGTGGACTTGCTGGCCGCAATGCGCCAATGCCGCATAGTGCTATAGTGGGCTTGAATTCAATCTAGATGTTGAATCGTTGATGACATTGGTCCATGGGCTCTAAAAATATCGGGTAATATATGTAAATTGGGTACCGGACGGTGTTATCCGAATTTCTCGAACTAATTTTGGGTATCTAGAATCACTATCCGAAATTATAACCGAGTAGATCGGGTCGAATAGTTCAGGTACGAATTCAGATGGTTCAGGTTCGGATGCTAGGTAGCGGGTAATTTGCCCAGGTTACCTTCCACGCCACAGGCCGGCCCCCGAGAGAATCAAGACGACGAGGAGAGCCCCGCCCCACGCGCGAGTCGCGACGATACCTAGGCCCGGTGGAGATAAGCGACGGCGACCGGTCGCCCACCCAAGCCCGCTGCCACACGGGGCCCGCCACACTCGACCCACGCCGCGCTTCTCTTTTAGCGGCTCCCCAGCCGCTACGGTTGCGCCACGCGGCCTGCCGCTTTACCGCCGTCCACACGCTTTGCCTGGAAGGAGGCTGCTGTGTGGGGCCAGCCGTTCCCCGCCACGTGGGCCCGTTTGCGGCCACGATCCCCGCCCGCCGCGGCCCGACAAGCGACGATTCGTTCGATTTATTCATACTCCCGGTGCTCTCCCTGCCTtggcgcctccgcctccgcctgccctcctctcccccctcccccctcccgCCTCCCGGTGCGGTAGCGAGCGGCGGCTATAAAACCTTCGCCTCCGTTCCCACTCACGAAGCCCTACTCAACTTCTCCTCCTTTTTCATCGCCGATTATTCCGGCCACTCGCCTTCGTTGCGTGCGCCTCGAGAACCCGGTTCGAGAATCGGCGGCGGGCGGCTAAAGGAGAGGGTGCTAAATCGATAAAAGGACGAACAcgactcttttttttttgggggggtggCGGTTGATGTTGAAGAGGATTGCGCTGGAGAGAATCCATTTTTAGGGCGGTGCCGGCGCGACCGTTCCGGGATCGGGAGCTTTATCTGGGGGCGAGACGGGTCACGGCAGCGGCGACGACCGACCAACCCAACCCACCAGTTCCCGCGGCCCGCgtcgaggaagaagaagggatagGAGACGGAGCCGGTGGTGGTCGCAAGGATGGCCGGGAGCATGCAGGCGGCGGATGCGGCGGGCCGGCTAAGCGCGCTGCTCTCGCTGCTCGCGCTGCGCcggctcctcgccgtgctccagcCGCTggccctgctcctgctcctgccctTCCGGTGGCGCGCGCGGCCGGGGGCCGTGCCCACGGCCATGCCGTCCGATGCCGCGGCCTCCGCGTCGTCGGGGGCTAgcgggaagaaggggaaggcggCGTCCTCGGTGGTTCTGCGGGTGCCGGCCGGCTCGCCCATGGTCGCCGCGCGGAGGCAGGCGTCCGCAAGGAGGGAGATAGCCATGCGCCGGGCGCGGGAGGCCGGGCGGGAGTACGTGCTCATCGCCACCGCTCGCGGCGAGACGCTCTTCACGCAGTGCTGGTGGCCGCACCCGCCTTCCTCCACCATTAAACCAAGGTGAGGCACTGAGACAAGGACACTAACTCACGAAACAGAGGAACCCAATAAAATCCAGGCATCCTGGGGACTCTGTCCACATGTGTTTTGCAAATTTTGTTCCTTTCTTCTCCTAGGAAAGGTGCCTTCTGGTGCTATTGACTTGATGATCTAATTATTCGTCCTTTGTTGTTGGTGATTTGTGACACAGGGCGCTGGTTGTTGTCATGCACGGGCTAAACGAGCACAGGTAAGAACGGTTCCTGTTCCTATCAGTTTCTTTCGAAACGGTTCTCTAGCTATGCTGCTTTGTTGGTAGCGGATGGCTGACCCTGACCTTCCTTGGATTGGTGTGGCAGTGGGAGGTATGATCATTTAGCGAGGCGATTGAATGACATCGGCATCAAGGTGTACGGAATGGACTGGACTGGTGAGCATCTTTTTCCTCATTTTTTGGTTGTAATGCTTCAAATCTTATGCGTGTATGCTTTGATTTAATTTTCATCCATGTTGATGATTGTGTGATTGTGACCTTAATTAACTGGTGCCAGAATCTTTCACCAGCGATAACGAGAAATGAATAAAAATGCCAATTTCTCACTAGGACGAAATGAACACAATTTTTCTGGTCTTAAATCCTGAAAGTGAAATGCAAGGCCGTCTATTTTTTACACTTGACTTTGGTGTCCAGGTATTTTGTTGGCTTCATTTTGGCTGTTCATTCCTTGGTTGTCCGACTCCGTCTTAATCAATTCAAATTTCATCGCTCGATTCCAAAATAGAGCTTCATTTTAGCTGTTCATTCCTTGGTTGTCCTTACTCCGTATTAATCCGATTCTAATTTTATTGACCCatttcaaaaataaaattcagGACCCTGACTCCCTGAGTTGCCCTCGACTGACCTTCCTGCCAGCTAAATTTCAGAAACTTACCATGAGAAGTTAAGATGAATAATGTTATCTTGTTTGTAGCTGGGAGCTTATCTATGATGCTTCTTTTCTGTCATTGTTACTTTGTGGTTACCTTCCTGTATCGTGTATTATCTGGTTGTGATCTGGAGCTTAGATAAGGTGCACCAGTTCAATGGTTTCTCATTCGATATTGTGATTGGAGTGTTGATCATTCATTATTGTTGGCTTGGACACTAACTCTATTTGAGGGGTACAGATTGTTGGGTACACATCATCATTTGACAATTCTAAAATAAAGAATGGCTTATGAACTAATATTTCCCATACTCAGTTTAGCTTCTCCTTGTTGAATTAGACAAACTACATGCTAGCTTGAAGTTGCTTATAGGTTTTTACTATGTATAACCATGTAAAATATTAACTATGTCAGGCTGTAAGAGTATAGAATGAGATTCTAGATTAGGAACCAGATGGCAATAGCAATAATGCAGCAAACAATTGAGCTAACTAATATTTGGAATTTGTCAGAACTGCAGGCATCACTGTGAGAATCAGTGATAAATATATTAGTCTGATCTGACCTGTAGATTGTGTTGTGTTACAACAGGTCATGGTGGAAGTGATGGTCTCCATGGATATGTGCAATCTCTTGATCATGCTGTCAATGATTTGGTAAGAGCAATTGAATATCTTCACATCTGTCTGAGACTATCTGTGTAAATCCTTATTCAAAATCTTCTGATCAATATAGAAAATGTACCTCAAGAAAGTATTAGCTGAGAACCCCGGTCTTCCATGCTTCTGCTTCGGCCATTCTACTGGTGGAGGTATCGTTTTGAAGGTAACGTCAGTGATACCATATGAATTGCATTATTGTGGTCCTTACTTTCTCCAAGAGTGTTGTTATACATTTCTTTTCTGCTGTAGATTCTAATTGTTTTGATTCTTGACAGGCTGCACTTGATCCAGAGGTTGAAACTCTCATTAGCGGTGTTGTCCTGACATCACCAGCTGTCCGTGTTCAGCCTGCCCACCCAGTCATAGCggtatgtcttgtttttcttaaACAATAGATAATCTACTACTTACATCCTTGAAAAAATGAAGGAGGTTGAATGTTCAGTAATATTTGTCTTGTTATTTCTTGAACAATATAATCTAGCAgtatatttatattatattactTGAAAAAAAATGAAGCAGAAGCACGGTCCCTTGTGGTTTCCTAAACATTGTGTCACGGGGTCAGTAAACTTTCGGACTAGCATGTTGTTCCATGGTTTGATTTGTCTGAGAAAATTATACTTCAGGCTTGCTACCAATTCTGTGCTTATGTTGGAGCGTGCAGTCTGCAGACACCATTTGTCCTCACCCATCTCAATTTCAAGAAAAGCGTTTGTGCTTCCAACTGCAGGTCATGGCACCGATTTTTGCCCTCATCGCACCGAGGTATCAGTTCACGGCGTCCCACGGGAACGGCCCACCGGTGTCGCGCGACCCCGAGGCCCTGCGGGCCAAATACACGGACCAGCTCGTGTTCACGGGCGCCATCCGCGTGAGGACGGGCTACGAGATCCTCCGCCTGACGTCGTACCTGCAGCAGCACCTGCACAGGATCGCGGTGCCGCTGCTGGTGATGCACGGCGCCGACGACCTGGTGACCGACCCCAGGGGCTCGCGGGCGCTGTACGAGCAGGCCTCGGCCGCGGACAAGTCCCTCAAGCTCTACGACGGGCTGCTGCACGATCTCCTGATCGAGCCCGAGAAGGATAGGGTGATGGACGACGTCGTGGCGTGGCTGAGCCCCAGGGTCTGACCACGCTGGCATTGCATGCTGGCCCGTAGGACACGCGCGGCTTCGATCATCTGCTGAGCGCGGAGGACTCGCAGGCGGAAGACGCCTCGCCTCCGGACGGTGATGACGCGGTCTGGTCGGCCGCGGGCGGGTGTGCCTCCTCGCCCCCTTGCCTTGGCGTGGTGATTGATGATCCGAGAGCAGGACAGGAGTACGGAATACTACTACCACTACGTACGGCGATGGCTTTACTCGCGCCTCCCGGTGTATCCCGATATTTTTGTCAGGGATACGTACGAATTATGTAAACGATGTTCGTTTCGCCCTGTGTGGCTGCACGAGCGGTGTCCGATACTATGGAAGACGCCTTCCCTCTTGTGAATTGTGAATGCATTAACGCAATTCCATATCAGAGTTTCAAGTTGCAACAGGCTCGGTCTCCTCATCTGTCTGCTCTGTTCACCCTAGGCAGCAGTTGCTGCTGCTTGCAATTGCAACGTTGATCCGGAAACGGGGCCTTGGTGCTGCGTAACCAAGTTGGCTGTCCGCAGGGTCACCGTGCAGCTCGGCTATTGCCACCGCGAGCTGCTGCCGGTGTCGGAGGTTGTGCGACCGTGCCAGCGTTTTCATGATCTTGGTGATTTCAATTCAAGTCTTCCATTTCTTTGTACGGCGAGATCGTGAACCGTGATCGCTTGAGTAAACTCGCTGGCCTTCAAATTTTGCGAATCAGCACAGTCGGATCCATTTCTATTTTCCTATTCACGGAATCACGGTGTTGTTCAGACGTCGCAGTCTGCGACCGCGGGAGCTGGGGCTCCTGACTTCACTCAACGTAAACGTAATGACTGTTCACGGTAGGTCGCCACTTGCGCTGAACGAAGTGTGTCGTGGCCATTGACGCGGCGACTAGCGCCGCCCGATCTGCCAACGGACGGCGAGCATAACTCCAGCAGGTCGCAATGATGAGGTCAGCAGGCGACGCCAGCTAGCGAACTTGACGCCGCGATGCGCCgtgcacttttttttttttgacaatttTCGCCGTGCACGTTGTCTAGTAGAAAGCTGAAAGCTCCAAGTCTCCTCTGCTCTGTCCACCTTGCCACGCACATCACCGAAAATTACATTCTTACCACCGAATATTCTTCGTCGCACTTCGCAGCTCAACACTCGTAGATATCACCGGCATTCGGTTGGCTGTTTCATATTATTGCTGtttatgaagaagtactgctggctggtttatgtgcgagaaaaatattgttctggctgaaaatttacgatcgtatacgatcgttttcCTCTAGCCGAACAGGCTGCACATCACATCAGTGAATGAAAAATGCCCATATGAAAAGCTGGGAAGCTCCTCTTTTTATTGATTGCTTAATGTGTGGCTTGTAATTGACACATTATCATTTAACTTCCATCTAATCAGTGGAAATGTTGGCTAGAGGATAAAAAAGGCAACCCGTGGTATTGAAGCAGAGTTTAGGGTGTATGTGCAGATTCGCTATTACTGGTACTGTCCTTTGACATTCTATCCATAATCGATGCAAATATGTTGACATAAATAGGATTACTCTTGTACAGTACTCCTCATCATGGTCGATGAGGTGTCATTGTGGGTATCATTAGTTTGTTATGGTCTATAAAATGCAAGATTTTTTTTCTTCACAATATACAAGTTAAACAACAAGGCACAAATAAAATAGGATAAAATGAATGCCAATACCTGTTCCTATTGTTCTCACCAAGTTTCACTTTCAATTGAGCGCTACTCCCTCTATCCCTAAAAAAGAGTCATTCTCACTTCTCAAAAAGTCAACtacttttaactttgaccaaatatatttgataaaatattaatatttatggtacataattagtaccattaggtagatcattgaatatactttcataataaacttatttagagatataaatgttgcacataagttgagaaagtttgaccagcacgaTTCCGATAACGACTCTTTTTTtgtgacggagggagtacatgattTGTCATGAGCAATACTAAGTCACTATGCAATTGGTGTCATTATTTGAGAAGAGATATTGTGATTGTAAAAACTATATATGTCTATTATGTGAGATAAAGGATTGTCACATCCTATCAATCTTTTTATTCTACTGCTACGATAAAGTGATATCGCTTCGGACTAAGAAGCATTGCATTGATTTGTCATGAGCATTACTAGATCATTATAAAATCAATGTCTCTAGAAAAAAAGATAAGGTGATTGTATGATCCATCTCTATGCAAGGCCTATTGCTGAGTGTTTGCCTATGCGGTCATCCATACAAAGCGTCAAACGGGTTTGATGTTGAGATTTGAAGCTATTCACAATATGGGTACTGtttagatgaaaatcagtttctGGACATATGTAGTGTATTCCATGTACGcagctattatctaatataattcttctttcgtcgCAAAAAAAAGAGATACCACTTTCAAACCAGGAGTGTTACCCAAGATTGTAAGATCCGTCTATATGCATGAACAATAAAGGATTATCACTTACCATAATTTTTTTTGACAAATCACTTACCATAATTTCATTGTTCTATTACTACCACTTCCAACGAGGTGTTCTCAGTTTTTAGTTTCTTGGTAGTTCATCTTGGGTTGCGTCCCTCCAGAGGTGGTAGTTGTTCTAAGTTGTCTTTGGTGCATGTGACCAGTTTGTCCGTAGTTGTTAGTAGTTTGTCGCAGGTGTGGCCATCCTCTTTTATTAGTGCTTTTATTGTGGTTGCTTCCCTCTTTTTTGCCTGTTTTCTTCCATTGTTTCCGGTGCGGATAGTTGTTTttcttagagcaaggctaataatacagccggcttgctggctgtaaggtttcttgcagccttctctcagtccactcatatagtagttagctctttacagttaatacatggcccacttgtctctctcacagactttcttggttcttgtgcccaagccggctgtaagcttacagcccgcttcttctctctcctcccctctctcctccacctcagcatttagtcggcctacagcctgctattatacttgctcttagtaGTATGGAGTGCGGTATTTGTCGGCTTTTTTAGCTGAGTAGTTGTTTGGT
It encodes:
- the LOC136452626 gene encoding uncharacterized protein, which codes for MRDPPGARDPSGNTRSAGDARSAGGAGARSVEGADPPGTRAPPGAWARDPPGMRAPPGTRARDPLGTRAPPRAWARDPPGTRAPPGAWARDPPGRGRELRRGRGRGIRRGRELRRGAGSAGDASSAGDAGARSAGGAGAGSAGGAGSARDASSAGGAGPGEGGSGKKKEREGGQIRAPRQR
- the LOC136552388 gene encoding uncharacterized protein; its protein translation is MAGSMQAADAAGRLSALLSLLALRRLLAVLQPLALLLLLPFRWRARPGAVPTAMPSDAAASASSGASGKKGKAASSVVLRVPAGSPMVAARRQASARREIAMRRAREAGREYVLIATARGETLFTQCWWPHPPSSTIKPRALVVVMHGLNEHSGRYDHLARRLNDIGIKVYGMDWTGHGGSDGLHGYVQSLDHAVNDLKMYLKKVLAENPGLPCFCFGHSTGGGIVLKAALDPEVETLISGVVLTSPAVRVQPAHPVIAVMAPIFALIAPRYQFTASHGNGPPVSRDPEALRAKYTDQLVFTGAIRVRTGYEILRLTSYLQQHLHRIAVPLLVMHGADDLVTDPRGSRALYEQASAADKSLKLYDGLLHDLLIEPEKDRVMDDVVAWLSPRV